The Tursiops truncatus isolate mTurTru1 chromosome 11, mTurTru1.mat.Y, whole genome shotgun sequence genomic sequence GATTTCCGCTCTTGCCTgagctggggcagggcaggcccAGGGGACTTCCAACATCCTGCgggcctcccctctcctccccccatgACCAAGCACACCGCAGCTTTGTCCCtacttcctttcctgcccctctcAAGAGCAGAAGAGCAGCTGGTGGAGCCAGGGTCCTGGGTTCAtaccccagctctgctgctgacCAGCCCTGTGACCCTGGGGGCATCCCATgacctctctttgcctcagtttgcTGACCTGGGATGTGAGGATAACAagagtacctacctcatgggggggagggggaggattaAGTGAGTGAATGTATATCACGTGTCCACATCAGAGCCTGGCGCACAGGACATGCTCAGTGTGCATGAGCTGTCCCTGTGTCACCCCTGCCTGCCAGCCAGCCTTCTGAGTCCCCAAAACCGCTCACACCCGCAAGGCCTTGGCTTGGGACACCCAAAATTAACTGCACTACAGCAATCCTGCCGCTTCCCAACTCACTCAAGCTtctgtcatttattcttttaaaaaaaaaaaaaaatttttatttttggctgtgttgggtcttcattgctgcacgagggctttctctagttgcggcgagcggggcctttttagttgcggagcacgggctctaagcacacgggcttcagtagttgtggcacttgggctctagagcacaggctcagtagttgtggcgcacaggcctagctgctccgcagcatgtgggatcttcctggaccagggattgaacccgtgtccccttcattggcaggcagactcctatccgctgcgccaccagggaagccctgtcatttattcttcatattcGTGTGTTCACTCAACTGTGAGACTCTGACTTCACTCCCCTCAAccctgccccctgctcccacCATAAGGTAAGGACCCCGGAGCAAGAACACTGTGTCAGCTTGGTCGGGCCCAGGGACAGAGAGATGAGCACAACCCAGCCTCGCTCTCCAGGAATGTGAGGCCCAGCAGGAATGACACAAAATGAGGTGATCATGCCAAGCCCTCTGTCCCCTCACAGGTTCAGGTTGACTCCTGGGCCTCGGGGGTCCCTAGCTTTCTTGGCGTGTCTAGGACTGACCTCTGTGGGGAGGGTGCCTTTCCCCACACACAACCCCCTCACTCAAGTGGGGCCCCAGCTGGGGGTGGCACCCTGGGGATATCACGTGACATACGGGAGCCCCAGCCTGCAGATCCCGGCTCAGGGCTGCCTGCTAAGTTTCATGTTCTGAAAGGTGGACACCTCACCTTCCAGCTTTTCCTCAAGACCACTGATGGCGAGCTATTTACAACCAGGCACGGGGAGGGTGTTTTACGTGCAAAGCCTTATTTAATACTCGGGTCAAACTTGTACCACAAAAGCAAACTtgccgatgaggaaactgagacaagaGGGGCTATTCTGTTCAAACCACCAAGTGGTAGAGCCCCGAGTTCCAATCTGATGGAGCCCAAAGTCCCTGGCTTTACCATCTCCCACTGTGACCAAGGGGCTCAGAGTCCGCCATGGAAAGCACCGTGGCGGTGGCGGGGCCGGGAGGCCGAACCGGGCGACTGCTGCTCACCTGTAGCAGCTCCAGGTCTGCCGGCTCCGCCTGGGTGGGCACAAGCTCCGTCAGCATCTCCGACATCACCCTCACGTTCCCGCTCACCATCTCCAGCTCACTGCGCAGCTTCCCGATCTGGAACACACGGTTGGCCCCGCTGAGAGAGGCCGGGGTCTGGAGCCTCTGCCACTCCTGGGACACAGCCTGACACTAGCAGCCCGACCTGCCGGCACCCTCTCTAGGCTCCCGGGCCACAGCCCTGTGCCAAGAGGCCCATGGTAGGCTTGCCCTCACCCCCGCTGACCCCCTTACAGAGATGTTAGCAACTGTTACAAGGTGCCCAGTgcagggagaggccaggaggAAAGAAGCTGAGGGCGGAGGCGGCCCTGAGTGTGGCTGGAGGGCTCTGGCATCTCCTGGGTGCTTGGCGCCTAACAAGGCCCTGGAGGGGGGGGGGGTTCCTCCCTCCTAGGAGGACCCGGTTCTGTCTTGCTCCTGGTCCGCTTTGGTGCCCCAGACTCTTCCAAGGATGAGACCCAGTGCCGCCCCCCACCCTGAGTATGAAGCTGAGACTGAGCACTCGTTAAAGGGACGTGAGCAGGTTTTCAACGATCAGAGGGGTCCCAGTCTTGGCTTGGGGAATAGCTGTAAATCGAGTCGCACAGTCTCTGTACTCAGGTGAGGTGGGGAAAGGCCCCTGCTGCGGCGTTTCCTGTCCTCATGGACAACGTGGACACTGTGAATGTCCAGGAAGGGACCAGTGTGGACGTTCCCAAACCTGATTTGGTTGATGAACCCTTTGATCATGGGCTACCTCACGGGTCTAGGATTGAGCAGCCTACGTTTTGGGGAACGCTGGTGCATCCTCAGTTGGCTGAACCAGCTGATTTCAGAATCAGTGTCACCATATAAATTCACGGCGCCTGCCTGTGAGGGCAGCCACCATTCTGATCACCTCTAAGGCCCAAGCACTTAATGTATGTTGCCACTTAACCTTGACCATAGTCTCATGAGGAAGGTATCACTGCCCAAcccttacagatgaagaagtggGAGTGCAGACACAGGCCCACTACGGTTTGCCAGCAGCTTCCAGACCCGTAAAACGTTTGGTACATTTGGCCTGTTTAACAAACGCTCCTGgcagaagcaagggaaaaacaactgaTCCCAAACCCAGCATGTCCAGGTCAGATGGGACCTAATTACAAGGAGTCTGGGAGTTACATCAGTGCTGCCTGAAAGCCTTAACGTGTCCCAGGAGACAGAAGGGGACACTGAAATTAAACAGACTACTCGGTCTTGTTTAGCAAGAACCTTCTTCCACTGGACATAATCAGAGTCTGAATCCACACAGGTGCCAGACTTCAGGCAAATCGGTTAAAATTATAACCAGGTTAGATCAGTTTTGGATCCCAGGGTGATTTTACCACTTTTATGCACTTTTAATTATTGGGCCTGTTAGGAAAACTTTTCTAGTAATGTTATTTGTAACTCTGGGGGTTGATTTCTTAACTTGCTATAAGTACAGAGGTTTCTCTTTAAATAGGTTTGGGTATGAAAGGCTGTTGGtaagtttatttgtttgttaagACCAAACGATACCGTAGAAGTTTGTAAAACACCTCAAAAGTGGGCACCCCCAGTGTGCAGGCCTCGAGCAACCCCGCCATCCACGACTAAAATGACCGCGCACCCAGGAATGCCGGTCATGGCTGTGGATGTCCCTCGTAGGGCGGCGGCTAAGGCTGCCACAAACTGCTCGGGGCCAATGTGCAGGGCGCTGGCCTCactggcagtggggaggggccgAGGGACAGGCGGCCTGGTCTGAGGAAGGCAGTCTTGCAAAGCTACTCACGGGGCCCCAGAAAACGAGGCCCAGGCCCGGCCTCCAGGATCTTACACTATGACTCAAACCTTCTTCTTGGGGCTTGGTGGGAAGCATCATGGTGCAAGGCaagggtttaaatttttttctatacagATGTTTTAGAAACGTTTTTAGCAAGAACCTCCGTCCAAATGAAATCTTACGTGAGACCCTGAGCAAACCCCAGCAAGGAAGTGGAGCCGCTGCGGCCGAAGGGCTGCTTGCTGGGTGCTTCCTCTCCCTGGAGCTGCCCGCAGGGCTCCATGGAAGGCACAGTTTGGAGAAGGGCCCAGGTGCAGGACAGAGCCTGCCTGGAGTCAGATTTGcgcttgaatcccagctctgtctctgCTGAACTGTGTGGCTCTGGGCAAGTGAActgatctctctgagcctcacctccCAACAGGAAGGATGACACATGCCCTGTGGGGCTGCCCTGAGGACTGGGCAGAGTAATTTCCACACTGACAGGGGCCTGCCCTGacttgtggggagggggaggcccaCGTCCTGACCTGTGTGGCTACGGCTCAGGCTTGTTTACCTGCTCAGCGGTTGGCGTTATGGGTGTGTCGCTGGGGAGTAGGGCCAAGGTGGGCAGCGGGGTGGTGTGCTGGCCGGAGTCCCCTTGATGACTGGCATCAGTGCCCACAGAAGAATTCTGTCCTGACGGTGTCTCTGAGTTGAACACGGTCTAGAAGGCAACAAGCTGAATCCGTGAGGCTGGCAGGTCGGGGCCACCAGGAAGCAGCACTTGCTCTGGGGGTGACTACCGCTGCCCCTGCCCGCCGCTCCTCACCCTCTGGGGCGTGTGGATGGGGGACAGCATGTCCAGGTCGGTCATGGGGAACTCCAGGCCCTTCCTCCGCAGGTCCTCGTAGACAGCGACCACACCCGTCAAGTCGGGCGAGCTGCGGAACGCGTCAGCCCAGGACTGAGAGGGGACAAGGGGGACACAGCCGGTAACCACTGCTCACTGGCTCCCCTGCGAGCCTGCTTGCCAGCCCCCAGGGAGCAGAAATTCCCTCCTGGACTCGCTGGTCCTTTGGTGGCATCACCTGGACAGCCCGCTCCACAGCAAGGCCCTCAGCCAGCAAgcctccccccgaccccccctTAGAGGTCCCGTCGGCAGAGGAGCAAGACGGACCCAAGAGAACAGACGCGAGAGTAGCAGTGGTGGGGGCACCTTCCTCCCGTCCCGCCCGCGGCCGCCCGCGCTCACCTGGATGAGGGTGAGCACCTTGTCGTGCACGATGGTGGGCGGGTTGTTCTTGGGCAGGATGGTCTTCACCAGCACGCCCTCCACGAAGTCCTGGTTGGCCACCAGCACGTGGAAGCGGTGCCCGCAGTTCTTGACGCAGGTTTCCAGGACCTGGAGGCCGTGCGGTGCCCGTGAGCACCCAGCAGAGGAGCGGGAGCGCCCGGGTCCCCACCCTCACACCCCACCCATGTCCCAGTGGGGAGGCCCAGCAGAGGATGCAGCTCCCTGAAGTGAGACCCAGGACATGGAGGAGACGGGATCACACCAGATTCGGCAGCTggctggctggggtggggaggggactcgGGCGGGCAGAGGGCCGCGCGCTGGCTGGAGCCCCTGGCTGAGTGGCTCTGGTGCCCACAGAACCCTGTCCCGAGGCCGTCTCTGAGCTGAACACAGTCTAGAGGGGAGGTGGCTCTCCAGGTGTAAACCAGAGAACTTTCAATCAAATGGCGACTTCGCGGCCTGCGACAAAGGCgcccaccttccctccccactcctgtccCCGCTCCTGTCTCTCTATTCCCGGGCAGGAGCTGCCTCTGATCTTCAGCTGAGCAGATGGATCCAGATGTAAGTGCTGCCACGGGGGAGGCGGAGGCAGAGAGCTCGtgcccccactccccagccaAGCCCACCCTGACTGCCAGGCTGCCAACTCCTGCCTGTCCCGCCCTGCTGTGAGCAAGGACTGTCCTCAGCCTCTGGCCTTTGCTTTATGTTCGTTTTTCAGGGCCAATTAGGCCAAGTGCCAACTGGAACCCAACTTGGGTACTGCCCCCCAGAGGCCTGGGTGCACTGAGCTTCTGTGTCACCGGCAGGTCCTCTGCCCACGCGTCCCATGACGGGCCCTTGAGGGGTGTGGGCCTCAGTGTGTCTGCTCCCTGCACCGGTAGGTTAGAGGGAACTTTTCCAAATAGGCTCTCTTGCCACTCCTCGTTGGCCAGCCGTGTAGACAGGACAGTGCCTTGAAGGCTGACCACAGCCCTTGAAAGGGTAGCCCCAGGGGGGCTGGGAGTCCTGCTGGGCCCCCAGGGGACTGTGGTCCCGCTGTGGATGGAGGGACGGGGCACTCACCGTGAGAGCCAACATCACCTCGTGGAAGTTCTTATTCCCCACGATTCTCTTCTTCACTGCTCGGAAGGCATCTTTGGGGCTGGGAAGAAGGACAAGGGGAAGGACAGGCTGAGGAATGGAACCTCCTTACCCCACAGAGGAGGCTGCGCGCCTAAGGTCAGGAGGCACTGGGAGACGGAACGGCTCTTATTTACCCGTCTCCCTTGGTCCCGCCCTGTTTTGTGTGCCCAGGTTCTAATCACATCAGAATCTTCCTGTCCCACCAGAATCCTCAGTAGATGACGACTGCCTGGCAGGGATTCTCAGTGAGCAGTCTCTGGACACCCTGCACTAGAATCCCTTAGTGGGGAGGTGTGAGTGCTTGTTAAACATGCGGAACCCCAGACCCAACCCTAGACCCCCTGAAGCAAGCTCTCAGGGGATCTGCATGCCCACCGTGCCCCTGGGGCTTTATATGCAGTAGTGAAGGTTAAGCACCAATAAGCTGCAGGCACAGAGTTCTTGTGCCCCATCCTGGCCAGCTCCTCTGCTCACCCCTGTTTCCACCCAGGCCTTATCAGGCACCAGATGTGCCCACACCAGGCTGGGTGCTGGGACGCACTGGTGAATAAGACCCTCGGCCCTGCTTCAAGGATCACATGTTCCAGGGAGACCCACCCAAGGGAGGGAAGCAAGCAGGTCCCGAGGTAAGAgcgagtgtgagtgtgtgagtgtgggcGGGCGGGTGGGTGCCGGAGGTCAGGGAAGTCTTCTCCCAGGAGGTGGCGCCACAGCTGAGCGTGAAGGATGGGATGCAGCCAGCTGCGGGGAGCAGGGCACGCGGTTCGTGGAGGCAGGAGCCTGGACCAGGGCCCGGGCAGGCGGGCGGGGAGGAGATGAAAGGAGGCCGCTGAGCGTTGGAGGAAGGtggagggaagggctggggaggCTGCGTGGTCATGGCAGGGAAGCCGGCGGCAGCCTGTTCTCCCCACCCCATCGGTAACTCCACTGACGCCCCCAGGCCTGCCGCCTGCACCCTTGCCGCTCAGCCCTGTACAGGGGAAAGCCACGTTGCGCGGACTGTCCTGGCCTAGGAGTCTTCGTGGCCCCCCCAACTTCCACATCTACCGGGTAGAAGCCCAGCTAAAATCCGCTTTGCCTGTGGCGCTTCCCCAGTCCTCCATCTCCTGGGTGCACTGACCCTGGGACTGCCCGGCTAGAGAGGATGCTCCCTAGAGGCCAGGGGTGGCGTCCTCCTCTGACACTTTgcctccccagagcccagcacgcTACAGGAGCTCAAGCAACACTTCTTAGGCCGGGGAGGGCCTGTCCTGCTGTCTGCTGGGCATCTGTCAGTGCCAAGCCATCACGGGCGAGTCGACAGAGTCGGGAACCCTGACATGACATGGGCCCCCCGACAGGAGTGACGGCGGCAGGCAAGGCTTTCTGGAAGAGACTTGCGTGGGGGTGGCTGTGACGGAGATGACACGAGGGGTGAAGGGCCACGGCCCCTAATGGGGTGGGACCCTGCCCCTGAAGTGTGAGGGCGCTTTTCAACCCAATGCCCTGGGGCAGCCCCTCGCCCTCTGGGCTCCATCTCAGGGGAAGGTGGCTTCTGTTCCTGGCTTGGCCACTCCCCTGTGGCCACGTCAGCTCTCTAAAGGGACTTGCTTCCACTCCTTACAGAGTGACCCAGAAGTTCTGGCCTGTGTGCCACTACTGTGGGCCTACCGTGTGTCTAGTACTCTGCCAGGAGCACAGCACAAAGTGGGTGGCACGGAGGCCACACACAACCCAAGGCGGGAGTGGACGAGAGACTAAAGCTTAGATGACAAGCTCTGTGAGGTCAAGGGTCACATCTGCCTGGCTCACTGCTGGGTCCCCTGGGCCTCGTGCAGAGCCTGGAACCCAGGAGGTGCTCAAATCAATAGCACCTGAACAAGTCTGACCCCAGTTCTGCCGACGTTTACAAGGGAGATGGGGACTTGCTTCTCCAAGGACACAGCAGTGACTTTCAGCCCCGACATTCAAGAAGAGGCTCAGTGAGGTtttctgcctcagtctcctctcttGGTGGCCCTGCCGCCCGCCCACCTCTCTCACCCCCGACACTTATGAGTCCAGATGCAGGGGGGCGTGTCCCCTCCCAGCGCCTCGGCAAGCCCATGGCACACGGCTGGGGAGCTGGAAGGTTCTGGCAGCCCCCGTGCAGTCCTAATTGGCCTTGACCGTGTGCTGCAGACTCCCACAGCCTCCTCAGGCTCTGAGCTGGGTGCTCCCCGTCTGCTCCCTCCACGCACAAAGCACCACGTGGTGAGAGGAACCCTCGCAGGGCAAATGGACCATCCCAGTGAAAGACGGGGAGAGAACTGAGGCCTGCTCCAACTGCGGAGCCTGTTTTTCTGGAACAGAGGCCTCATCTGGCGCTTCTTGCTGGCTGTGGTCATCACACCCCTCCCAACCCTTCCCTGGTTTCTCCTGAGAAGGACAGTGACCCTGCATCCATCCCCTCGCTGCTCCCCTCAGGGCCTTGGGCAGATTGCTGGAAGGGTGGAAGAGCTCTTTTCTGAGACAAAgacccagagaggtaaagtgatttgcccaaggtcacaccgcTGGTCAGTGATGCCGGTCAGAGCCCAGGAGCCAGGACCACGGTGCTTGCCCCACACCACATCTCTGGCGGGGCTGCCTGACCCCAAGCAGGATGCCGGGACCCGAGCACCAGAAATGCTCGGCCAAGGCTAACCTTGACCAGCCTCTCGGTTCCACTGCACGTCTACTCCCCTCCCTGTGGCAGCAACCCTCCCTGCTGGCCTCAGAGCTTAAGGAAACGAAAGTCCGTTCTTGCTCACTGGGGAAGCTAGGGGTCCCTGCTGCACAGTCTAGCCTGCGGCATGCAGGTGGGGCTTGGGGCTTCCTCCTAATTCTAAGAGCTGCCAGCTGGCCTTGTCCTAGGAAGATGCCTTCCAGGTGACGTCCTAGGAAGGGCCAGTCGACTGCACTGCTGCTGCTGGGTGGGCCGCACACCCCATATCTCTGGGCTTCTCATCCATTTGATGAGACAGTCAGACTAGATCGTGGTTCCGAAACGTTTAAGGCGCGCTGTTGTGGCCGCCCCGCCGGCGTCCCGCCTCTCCCCTGGGGTCCTCACCCTTCCTCGGTCTCATTGATGATGTCGCAGATCTCCATGTTGAGTGCCCAGTTCTCGCTCTGCAGGGAGCCATCTGTAGCTTTCTCTGAGGACAAGAAACCACAGGTCACACCAGCGTGTGGGGTTCCCAGACGGACAAACTCAGCGGGAGTGGGGAGGACAATGGGTGCTTTCCGGGCACCCGAGATGGGCCAGGCACCATATAAATGGTGTCACCTTCATTGCCCCATTTCGTCACTTAATTGTTAGAGTAGCCGTGCGAGGCCGGGGAGGGAGCCACGGCTGAGTCTACCAGATGGGTGAGCGGGACGGGGGTTCAGGGGGCCTGGCCTCAGAGTGCTTGTTTTTGACACGACAATATAGAGACAgggttttgttttagatttttgtaAAGAAATGTTCCCTCTTGACCCTTTTATTATCTTTTGACTTGGAAAccattcacatggttcaaaatgGTTCAAAAGCTCCAAAGAGGCATCGAATGGAGAGTAAATCTACcggcctcccctgcccccagctccctctTCCTGGAGGCCCCCAGTTTCCTCTCAAATCTCCCAGAGATATTCTTTACCTCCAACGCCAAGGACACAGGGTTTTAAATCCCGACTCTGTTACCAACAGGAGGCCTGGCCGTGGTCTTCCTCTACAAGCTAGCTTGTCTGTAGGTGGGTAGAAGCGCCCCAGGGTGTCTGATGATGCAAACCAGGCACATGCATGGTACTTGGTGCAAAACAGGTACTCAGTGGGTGGTgggtctttttttattgtttttcaattgAGGTGAAagtcacacaacataaaattaaccattttaaagtgaacagttcagtggcatttactacattcacaatgctgtgcaaccatccTGTCTATCTGGTTCTTGGGGTCAGGTCTCCAGGCCAGGAGCCACTACGAGATTCTCCAGGCCTGTCGAGGCCACAGTTGGTGGCCCTTTGCTGTAAGATCTGCTCAGTGTTGGGACCCGGCTGCCTTTCGTGTGCTCTAGTGTGAGAGGAGGTGGGCGAACAGTGAACACAGGAACAGAACATACTATAGGACGTTCAAAAACGTTCTTTAAAATCgaagtgctggggcttccctggtggtgcagtgttaagaatccgtctgccaatgcaggggacacgggttcaagccctgatccgggaagatcccacatgccgcggagcaactaagcctgtgcgccacaactattgagcctgtgctccacagcccgcaagccacaactcctgaaacCCGGGCGCCTtgttgctctgcaacaagagaagccactgcaatgagaagcccgtgcactgcaacgaagagtagcccccgctcaccgcaactagaaaaagcccgtgcacggcaacaaggacccaacgcagtcaaaaaaaaaaatcaaaaaaaaaacccccgaAGTGCTGTCCTTGCGTTCACATCACCCACTTTCCCTGCCCTCTCCATCTTCTAGATTCCATCCTCATGCAGACCTGACTTTAAAACAAGTTCCAACTGGACACAAGATGGCGTACTAGGAGGATGCAGAATCCGTGTCTCCTTCCAACCAGGGCACTTACCAGGCACTGGTGAGGGACCACAGACACttaaggggacgggaggaacccccagtgaccggcttgcgggatcttggttcccaggccggaggttgggcctgagctcctgtggtgggagctccgagtccaaaccactggactaacagagaacctcagaccccagggaatatcaatcggagtgaggcctcccagaggtcctcatctcagcaccaagacccggctctatctaactgcctgcaaactccagtgctggacgtctcaggccaaacaaccagtaagacaggaatacagcaccacccatcaaaaacaaaaaaaagaaatgacaaaaaaatttttacggaggaaggagcaaggtaaaaacctacaagaccaaataaatgaagatgaaatatgcaacctacctgaaaaagaattcacaataatgacagtaataagatgatccaaaatctcggaaacagaagggagaaaatacaaggaacgtttaacaaggatcaaggagaactaaagagcaaacaaacagtgatgaacaccacaattactgaaattaaaaatactctagaaggaatcaatgacaggataactgaggcagaagaacggataagtgagctggaaggtaaaatggtggaaataactactgcagagcagaataaagaaaaaagaatgaaaagaactgaggacagtctcagaggcctctggggcaAAACTAAacgcaccagcattcgaattataggggttccagaagaagaagagaaaaagaaagggcctgagaaagtatttgaagagattatagtggaaaacttccctaatatgggaaaggaaattgtcaatcaagtccaggaagcgccgagagtcccatacaggataaatccaaggagaaacacgccaagacacatattaatcaaactatcaaaaattaaatacaaagaaaaaaatattaaaagcatcaagggaaaaacaacaaataacatacaagggaatccccataaggttaacagctgatctttcagcagaaactctgcaagccagaagggagtggcaggacatacttaaagtgatgaaagggaaaacctacaaccaagattactctacccagcaaggatctcattcagattcaatggagaaattaaaacctttacagacaagtgaaagctaagagaattcagcaccaccaaaccagctctacaacaaatgctaaaggaacttctctaggcaggaaacacagagaaggaaaagacctataaagacaaacccaaaacaattaagaaaatggtaataggaacatacatatcgataattacctcaaacgtaaatggattaaatgctccaaccaaaacacacagactggctgaatggatacaaaacaagacccatacatatgctgtctacaagagacccacttcacacctaggg encodes the following:
- the TOM1 gene encoding target of Myb1 membrane trafficking protein isoform X5; the protein is MDFLLGNPFSSPVGQRIEKATDGSLQSENWALNMEICDIINETEEGPKDAFRAVKKRIVGNKNFHEVMLALTVLETCVKNCGHRFHVLVANQDFVEGVLVKTILPKNNPPTIVHDKVLTLIQSWADAFRSSPDLTGVVAVYEDLRRKGLEFPMTDLDMLSPIHTPQRTVFNSETPSGQNSSVGTDASHQGDSGQHTTPLPTLALLPSDTPITPTAEQIGKLRSELEMVSGNVRVMSEMLTELVPTQAEPADLELLQELNRTCRAMQQRVLELIPRVANEQLTEELLIVNDNLNNVFLRHERFERFRTGQTAKAPSEAEVAADLIDMGPDPAATSSLSSQLAGMNLGSSSVRAGLQSLETSGRLEDEFDMFALTRGSSLADQRKEVKYEAPQATDGLAGALDARQQSTGAMGGGSEKSLSDWMRSGSGR